A single window of Thermoflexus hugenholtzii JAD2 DNA harbors:
- the glmS gene encoding glutamine--fructose-6-phosphate transaminase (isomerizing), translating into MCGIVGYVGHRDAVPILIEGLRRLEYRGYDSAGLVVVQDGRLEVRRRAGKIRQLMDLLEAEPASGFIGMGHTRWATHGAPADHNAHPHRDCTGRIAVIHNGIVENFLELRQALQAEGHRFTSETDTEVIAHLIEAHLRAGADLETAARRAFQALQGAHAIVVLSADHPDRLIAVRIGNAGGVVIGLGEGEMFIASDIPAILEHTRRMLFLESRQMAVVRRDNVRVWTLEGEPVHLPVQTIPWDPVAAAKGPYRHFMHKEIHEQPRAVTDTLRGRVDFERGRVTLEEVPLSPEAARRISRIVIVACGTSYYAGLVGKFYFESLARIPTEVDYGSEFRYRDPVLDADTVVLAISQSGETVDTLAAMERAREGSARLWSIVNVIGSQAHRMADACILMHAGPEIGVASSKAFTASIVDELLLALRLAELRGTLSPEEIRTHVRELARLPDLLGRVLDREAEVVEVARAFYRYEDFLYLGRGLLYPIALEGALKLKELSYIHAEGYPAGEMKHGPIALIDERMPTVALALQDPVTYEKMLSQMEQVRARRGQVIALITDGDRAASARADAVLSVPHAPRWLQPAVAVVPLQLLAYHIAVLRGCDVDQPRNLAKSVTVE; encoded by the coding sequence ATGTGTGGCATTGTCGGATACGTCGGGCACCGGGATGCGGTGCCCATCCTGATCGAGGGCCTGAGACGGCTGGAATACCGGGGTTACGACTCCGCCGGGCTGGTGGTGGTCCAGGACGGCCGGCTGGAGGTCCGGCGGCGCGCGGGGAAAATCCGCCAGCTGATGGACCTGCTGGAGGCGGAGCCGGCCTCCGGGTTCATCGGGATGGGCCACACCCGCTGGGCGACGCACGGCGCCCCCGCAGATCATAACGCCCACCCGCACCGGGATTGCACGGGGCGCATCGCCGTGATCCACAACGGGATCGTGGAGAACTTCCTCGAGTTGCGCCAGGCCCTCCAGGCGGAGGGCCATCGCTTCACCTCGGAGACGGACACCGAGGTCATCGCCCATCTCATCGAGGCGCACCTCCGCGCCGGGGCCGACCTGGAGACCGCCGCCCGCCGCGCCTTCCAGGCCCTGCAGGGCGCCCATGCCATCGTCGTCCTCTCCGCCGATCACCCCGATCGCCTCATCGCCGTCCGTATCGGCAACGCCGGAGGGGTGGTGATCGGCCTGGGGGAGGGAGAGATGTTCATCGCCTCGGACATCCCAGCCATCCTGGAGCACACCCGCCGCATGCTCTTCCTCGAAAGCCGTCAGATGGCCGTGGTGCGCCGGGACAACGTCCGGGTGTGGACTTTGGAGGGGGAGCCGGTGCACCTGCCGGTACAGACCATCCCCTGGGATCCCGTGGCGGCGGCCAAAGGACCATACCGGCACTTCATGCACAAGGAGATCCACGAGCAGCCCCGGGCGGTCACGGACACCCTGCGGGGACGGGTGGATTTCGAGCGCGGGCGGGTGACGTTGGAGGAGGTCCCGCTGAGCCCCGAGGCAGCGCGGCGGATCTCCCGCATCGTGATCGTGGCCTGCGGCACCTCCTACTACGCCGGGCTGGTGGGCAAGTTCTACTTTGAATCCTTGGCTCGCATCCCCACCGAGGTCGATTACGGCAGCGAGTTCCGCTATCGCGACCCCGTGCTGGATGCGGACACGGTGGTGCTGGCCATCTCCCAGAGCGGTGAGACGGTGGATACCTTGGCGGCGATGGAGCGAGCGCGGGAGGGGAGCGCGCGGTTGTGGAGCATCGTCAATGTCATCGGCTCCCAGGCCCACCGCATGGCGGATGCCTGCATCCTGATGCACGCCGGCCCGGAGATCGGGGTGGCTTCCTCCAAAGCCTTCACGGCCTCCATCGTGGACGAGCTGTTGCTGGCCCTGCGGCTGGCCGAGCTGCGGGGGACCCTGAGCCCCGAGGAGATCCGCACGCACGTCCGCGAGCTGGCCCGCCTGCCCGACCTCCTGGGCCGGGTCCTGGACCGGGAGGCAGAGGTGGTGGAGGTCGCCCGGGCCTTTTACCGTTATGAGGACTTCCTCTACCTGGGGCGAGGGTTGCTTTACCCCATCGCCCTGGAGGGAGCGCTCAAGCTGAAGGAGCTCAGCTACATCCACGCGGAAGGGTATCCGGCGGGGGAGATGAAGCATGGGCCCATCGCCCTGATCGATGAGCGCATGCCGACGGTGGCCCTGGCGTTGCAGGACCCGGTGACTTATGAGAAGATGCTCAGCCAGATGGAGCAGGTGCGGGCCCGCCGGGGGCAGGTGATCGCCTTGATCACCGACGGCGACCGGGCGGCATCCGCGCGCGCCGATGCGGTCCTCTCGGTGCCGCACGCGCCCCGCTGGCTTCAGCCGGCGGTGGCGGTGGTGCCGTTGCAGTTGCTGGCCTACCATATCGCGGTGCTGCGCGGATGCGATGTGGATCAGCCCCGCAACCTGGCCAAAAGCGTGACGGTGGAATGA
- a CDS encoding AAA family ATPase, giving the protein MIRRVLVDGYKSLRGVELALRPLTLIIGPNAGGKSNLFDALGLLSRMATRPSLADAFREHRGDPLEAFYYGEEGLAGLLRRDHAEFTMEVDVELSDTAIRRAEQLMDIYRGGNGELRPAKASRRITERLLRYRLTVAICPKTGVLRVQDESLRALTEVGGELRPDERRRPFLERVGNRLRLRMEGQARPMEYEIGLNHTIVSLPVYPPHYPHLVAFREELASWQFYYFEPRQMREESPVKEVEVLTSSGGDLAAFYYTLQRRDPLQFDNLQRVLRALVPSVEGFSTELTDEGKVRLKIREGGVDFSARLISEGTLRLLGLIAILSPSNPAAVIGLEEPENGVHPRRLKIIADLLREASRRRQVLINTHSPLLPDYLGDEALLIRCVRRDGSSSFEELTGAVGLFRRPAVGEALEEEEPSISQRILRGDWG; this is encoded by the coding sequence ATGATCCGGCGGGTTCTGGTCGATGGGTACAAGTCTCTTCGGGGTGTGGAGCTGGCCCTCCGTCCGCTCACGCTGATCATTGGGCCCAACGCCGGTGGCAAGAGCAACCTGTTCGATGCCCTCGGGCTGCTCAGTCGGATGGCGACCCGGCCTTCTCTGGCGGATGCCTTTCGGGAGCACCGGGGGGATCCGCTGGAGGCTTTCTATTATGGTGAGGAGGGGCTTGCAGGCCTGTTGCGCCGGGATCATGCGGAGTTCACCATGGAAGTTGATGTGGAGCTGAGCGATACGGCGATCCGGCGTGCGGAGCAGTTGATGGACATCTATCGAGGCGGCAATGGGGAGTTACGCCCGGCCAAAGCCTCTCGTCGGATCACTGAGCGTCTTCTGCGCTATCGCCTGACCGTGGCGATCTGCCCCAAGACCGGAGTCCTGCGCGTTCAGGATGAATCCCTCCGGGCCTTGACCGAAGTTGGCGGGGAGTTGCGCCCCGATGAGCGTCGCCGTCCCTTTCTGGAGCGGGTAGGAAACCGTTTGCGGCTGCGGATGGAGGGTCAGGCCCGTCCGATGGAATATGAGATCGGGTTGAATCATACAATCGTCTCCCTTCCAGTTTATCCACCTCATTATCCCCACTTAGTGGCCTTTCGCGAAGAATTGGCCAGCTGGCAGTTCTATTATTTCGAGCCCCGTCAGATGCGGGAGGAGAGCCCGGTGAAAGAAGTGGAGGTTCTCACCTCATCCGGAGGGGATCTCGCCGCCTTTTATTACACACTCCAGCGCCGGGATCCGCTTCAGTTTGACAACCTGCAGCGCGTCCTGCGGGCCCTGGTTCCTTCGGTGGAGGGATTTTCGACCGAGCTAACCGATGAGGGGAAAGTCCGTTTGAAGATCCGGGAGGGAGGAGTGGATTTCTCCGCTCGCTTGATCTCTGAAGGCACGCTGCGACTGCTGGGGCTCATTGCGATCCTGAGCCCCTCCAATCCGGCTGCTGTCATCGGCCTCGAGGAGCCGGAAAACGGAGTCCATCCCCGGCGATTAAAGATCATCGCAGACCTGCTGCGTGAGGCCTCTCGACGCAGGCAGGTTCTCATCAACACGCATTCCCCTCTTCTTCCGGATTATCTGGGCGATGAAGCTCTTCTCATTCGATGTGTCCGAAGGGACGGAAGCAGCTCGTTTGAGGAGCTCACGGGAGCTGTGGGCCTCTTTCGCCGTCCGGCCGTGGGCGAGGCGCTGGAGGAGGAGGAGCCCTCGATCTCGCAGCGTATCTTGCGTGGAGACTGGGGATGA